From Alienimonas californiensis, a single genomic window includes:
- a CDS encoding tetratricopeptide repeat protein, whose amino-acid sequence MSRSAAPPRRHAVRPPWFPLAATVAALLCVMPSVSSAGPPSVIIEEPGGASTAPPVIVDTAPSTAVPATPQRADGSRTMAPSEVYRHVLKSVVLIINEKTDSEGNRSVGFGTGWVMDVSRGLIVTNQHVVGSSNEVRLIFPLMQGDRLLTALEVYGLSADGLTFDDDTPRGEVLHSENDRDLALIRALPRPDGRRLPDGAQALTLADRQVWPGERVHTIAGWPRGSESLWIYGTGTVRQVSQRTLASGAKTTVMESDALINQGNSGGAVVDDSGEVVAVVEGFSTDARGLSLFVGLDAVRSYLDGALPLIDPQSAEDRVALAKSHMEAGRYDRGILTMNEAIALEPTNAGYIAVRGLMFAFNSDFDTAKLDLDEANRLAPNDPLVQGNLGQFYLLFGDLDQAVESLTRAIRNDPTNAEYYGFRGLARKQAEAYDKAVSDLSRAIHFAPNDVNLLMRRGEAHRLNGDYDAAIADHRAAVEKLPASPEPLDALGQDLYAAGRHREAAETFIQAVVKEPTEGMYHFRLGDALQETGDWARGLKPLEKAIELMPNHAPSRYYAGLSHHNLGDDRAAVQRYREALQLDDSDPYLRYNLGISLRALGQEDEAREQFALAGQANADLADPNGEAALAGNDGGNMAAGDGAAAGANFRRIGNVKELAGTWKADFTYNGEIRVQDTTTIQASGAMTSDRTVSSTDPSNSYVERTNESGRILVDGDQVLIGEQGKPFTRHNYKYSGDEFHIEYKELGGTVIWYRQ is encoded by the coding sequence ATGTCCCGCTCCGCCGCCCCGCCCCGTCGGCACGCCGTTCGCCCGCCGTGGTTCCCGCTCGCCGCGACCGTCGCGGCGCTGCTCTGCGTCATGCCGTCAGTTTCGTCCGCCGGTCCCCCGTCGGTCATCATTGAAGAGCCCGGCGGGGCGTCGACCGCGCCGCCGGTGATCGTCGATACGGCCCCGTCGACCGCCGTTCCGGCGACGCCCCAGCGGGCGGACGGCTCGCGGACAATGGCCCCCAGCGAGGTCTACCGGCACGTCCTCAAGAGCGTCGTGCTGATTATCAACGAGAAGACCGACTCCGAGGGCAACCGCAGCGTCGGCTTCGGCACGGGCTGGGTGATGGACGTCAGCCGCGGGCTGATTGTCACCAACCAGCACGTGGTCGGCAGTTCCAACGAGGTCCGGCTGATCTTCCCCCTGATGCAGGGCGATCGGCTGCTGACCGCGCTGGAGGTCTACGGCCTGAGCGCCGACGGCCTCACTTTCGACGACGACACCCCCCGCGGTGAGGTGCTGCACTCCGAGAACGACCGCGACCTCGCCCTCATCCGGGCTCTGCCGCGGCCTGACGGCCGGCGACTGCCGGACGGCGCCCAGGCCCTCACGCTGGCCGACCGGCAGGTCTGGCCCGGCGAGCGCGTCCACACCATCGCCGGCTGGCCCCGGGGCAGCGAGAGCCTGTGGATCTACGGCACCGGCACCGTGCGGCAGGTCTCCCAGCGGACGCTCGCCAGCGGGGCGAAGACGACCGTGATGGAGTCCGACGCCCTCATCAATCAGGGCAACAGCGGCGGGGCGGTCGTGGACGACTCCGGCGAGGTCGTCGCGGTGGTCGAGGGCTTTTCGACCGACGCCCGCGGCCTGAGTCTGTTCGTCGGGCTGGACGCCGTGCGGTCCTACCTCGACGGCGCCCTGCCGCTGATCGACCCGCAAAGCGCCGAGGATCGCGTCGCCTTGGCGAAGAGCCACATGGAGGCCGGCCGCTACGACCGCGGCATCCTCACGATGAACGAAGCCATCGCGCTGGAGCCGACGAACGCCGGCTACATCGCCGTGCGGGGCCTGATGTTCGCCTTCAACAGCGACTTCGACACCGCCAAGCTCGACTTGGACGAAGCCAACCGGCTGGCCCCGAACGATCCGCTGGTGCAGGGGAACCTCGGCCAGTTCTACCTGCTGTTCGGCGACTTGGATCAGGCTGTCGAATCCCTCACCCGGGCGATCCGCAACGACCCGACGAACGCGGAGTACTACGGCTTCCGCGGCCTGGCTCGCAAGCAGGCGGAGGCCTACGACAAAGCTGTCAGCGACCTGTCCCGGGCGATCCACTTCGCCCCGAACGACGTCAACCTGCTGATGCGTCGCGGCGAGGCCCACCGACTCAACGGCGACTACGACGCCGCCATCGCCGACCACCGGGCCGCCGTCGAAAAACTGCCCGCCAGCCCCGAACCGCTGGACGCCCTCGGGCAGGACCTGTACGCCGCGGGACGGCACCGCGAGGCCGCCGAGACGTTCATCCAAGCGGTGGTGAAGGAGCCGACCGAGGGGATGTATCACTTCCGCCTCGGCGACGCCCTGCAGGAAACCGGCGACTGGGCCCGCGGGCTGAAGCCGTTGGAGAAGGCGATCGAACTGATGCCCAATCACGCCCCCAGCCGGTACTACGCCGGCCTGTCGCACCACAACCTCGGCGACGACCGGGCCGCGGTGCAGCGCTACCGCGAGGCCCTGCAACTGGACGATAGCGACCCGTATCTCCGCTATAACCTCGGCATCTCGTTGCGGGCGCTGGGTCAGGAGGACGAGGCCCGGGAGCAGTTCGCTCTCGCCGGGCAGGCCAACGCCGACCTCGCCGACCCCAACGGCGAAGCCGCCCTCGCCGGAAACGACGGCGGGAACATGGCGGCCGGTGACGGGGCCGCCGCCGGGGCCAACTTCCGCCGGATCGGCAACGTGAAGGAGCTCGCCGGCACATGGAAGGCGGACTTCACCTACAACGGCGAGATTCGCGTGCAGGACACGACCACCATTCAAGCCTCCGGGGCGATGACTTCCGACCGCACCGTCTCCTCCACCGATCCGTCCAACAGCTATGTCGAACGGACCAACGAGAGCGGCCGGATCCTCGTCGACGGCGATCAGGTGCTGATCGGCGAGCAGGGCAAGCCCTTCACCCGGCACAATTACAAGTACAGCGGCGATGAGTTCCACATTGAATACAAGGAACTCGGCGGCACCGTGATCTGGTATCGCCAGTAG
- a CDS encoding DUF4112 domain-containing protein, translated as MPDWLASPTLPSLSLPGGWWTLVGLGAAILLIAAVAFVRRLRRPATTTYVGEGQRGELLDARRGPFNTTGTQEGRHPSPPGLPPGEEARLRRVRAVADFLDNSLKIPGVGYPIGWDSVIGLVPGAGDAITGTLAVWIIVQGHQLGVPKRTLVRMCGNAGIDLAGGAVPGLGDAFDVIFKANRKNLRLIEKHLADPPADRRALR; from the coding sequence ATGCCCGACTGGCTCGCCTCCCCGACCCTCCCGTCCCTCTCGCTGCCCGGCGGGTGGTGGACTCTCGTGGGGCTGGGGGCCGCGATCCTGCTGATCGCCGCGGTCGCCTTCGTCCGCCGGCTGCGGCGGCCGGCGACGACGACGTATGTCGGGGAAGGGCAGCGGGGCGAGTTGCTGGACGCCCGTCGCGGCCCGTTCAACACGACCGGCACGCAGGAGGGCCGGCATCCCTCCCCGCCCGGCCTGCCGCCCGGCGAGGAGGCCCGGCTGCGACGGGTCCGGGCGGTCGCGGACTTCCTCGACAACTCGCTGAAGATTCCCGGCGTCGGCTACCCGATCGGCTGGGACAGCGTGATCGGCCTCGTCCCCGGCGCCGGCGACGCGATCACCGGCACCCTGGCGGTCTGGATCATCGTCCAGGGCCATCAACTGGGCGTGCCGAAGCGGACGCTGGTCCGCATGTGCGGCAACGCCGGCATCGACCTCGCCGGCGGGGCGGTCCCCGGGCTCGGCGACGCCTTCGACGTGATCTTCAAGGCGAACCGCAAGAACCTCCGCCTGATCGAAAAGCACCTCGCCGACCCGCCGGCCGACCGCCGGGCGCTGCGGTAA
- a CDS encoding DUF1989 domain-containing protein has protein sequence MTTTAPTLDLPPAADPADPRPVGRRRIPAKCGTAFRLNAGERLRVIDPGGQQVSDLMCYAADDVREYLSGGRTFDYEETILLTAGNTLWSNRSRKFLKIAKDTCGRHDFLLTPCSPEMYRILYGLEDHPSCFVNLRDNLASYGVKPDMIPTTFNCFMHVSFQPDGKISVDPPLSKPGDVIEFEALVDLVVGLTACPSETTNAGSVGPIDFEIVTASRRNA, from the coding sequence ATGACGACGACCGCCCCGACGCTCGACCTGCCCCCCGCCGCCGATCCGGCCGACCCCCGACCCGTCGGCCGGCGCCGCATCCCGGCGAAGTGCGGCACGGCCTTCCGTTTGAACGCCGGGGAGCGGCTACGGGTGATCGACCCGGGCGGGCAGCAGGTTTCTGATTTGATGTGCTATGCCGCGGACGACGTGCGGGAATATCTCTCCGGCGGCCGGACCTTTGATTATGAGGAGACAATCCTGCTGACGGCCGGCAACACGCTGTGGAGCAATCGCAGTCGGAAGTTTTTGAAGATCGCCAAGGATACCTGCGGCCGACACGATTTCCTGCTGACCCCCTGCAGCCCGGAGATGTATCGGATCCTCTACGGCTTGGAGGACCACCCCAGTTGTTTCGTCAATTTGCGGGACAATCTGGCGTCCTACGGGGTGAAGCCGGACATGATTCCGACGACGTTTAACTGCTTCATGCACGTCTCGTTTCAGCCGGACGGCAAGATCAGCGTGGACCCGCCGCTGTCGAAGCCGGGGGACGTGATCGAGTTCGAGGCGCTGGTCGATCTGGTCGTCGGGCTGACGGCCTGCCCCAGCGAGACGACGAACGCCGGCAGCGTGGGGCCGATCGATTTTGAGATTGTGACGGCCTCGCGGCGAAACGCGTGA
- a CDS encoding M28 family peptidase, which yields MPLRFASLALLTCLVPAWAQDDPVATLPGTATERITADLRKLASEEFEGRGPETEGIKKAADLIRAQMQASGLSGAAADGGYFQPFDITLGSAPQAAETSLTLVGPEGGERELTIGQQVQPLAYGAGGSVRADLVFAGYGITAPKIGYDDFAGLDVKDKIAVILRREPRQDDPESPFDGDKTSRFAYISSKLKAAEDAGAAAVLLVNDSKTVAEEGDVLSEPGAFGGPAFQLPFGQITRQLADELLAANPIGTKSGLKFDSIAALEKGIDAALAPIGGPMWYSADLNFKFEPKQANVYNVVGVLEGEGPHADETVVLGAHYDHLGYGGVGSRTPGSNAVHNGADDNGSGTSLLLELIRRYGARAAAGEKPPRRMVFIAFSGEERGLLGSIHYVTKEPLFPLDSTRAMVNFDMVGKYGENAFQLHGMSSSPQFPPLVDVAAAKTGVVVDRVDGVLAASDHWDFIKVKIPAFHFFTGLHPDYHKPEDDVEKVNLKGIAELADFAEVLTDGILAGSEPLEFTEPPMSRLDGRKQAEGRPVLGVVPKDLPATGGGVEVDQLAPDGPAVEAGFRVGDVIKAVAGVPVADAVGLSAALSDAKVGQTIEVTVDRDGQTETLTVTLGAAE from the coding sequence ATGCCGCTTCGCTTCGCTTCCCTGGCCCTGCTGACCTGCCTCGTTCCGGCTTGGGCGCAGGACGATCCCGTCGCGACCCTGCCCGGCACGGCGACCGAGCGGATCACCGCGGACCTGCGGAAGCTGGCCTCCGAGGAGTTCGAAGGCCGGGGGCCGGAGACCGAAGGCATCAAAAAGGCCGCCGACCTGATCCGGGCCCAGATGCAAGCCTCCGGGCTGTCCGGCGCCGCCGCGGACGGCGGGTACTTCCAGCCGTTCGACATCACCCTCGGCAGCGCACCGCAGGCCGCCGAGACCTCCCTCACCCTCGTCGGCCCCGAGGGCGGGGAGCGGGAACTGACGATCGGCCAGCAGGTCCAGCCGCTCGCCTACGGCGCCGGCGGCTCCGTGCGGGCGGACCTCGTCTTCGCCGGGTACGGCATCACCGCCCCCAAGATCGGCTACGACGACTTCGCCGGCCTGGACGTGAAGGACAAGATCGCCGTGATCCTCCGCCGCGAACCCCGGCAGGACGACCCCGAGAGCCCCTTTGACGGCGACAAGACCAGCCGGTTCGCCTACATCAGCAGCAAGTTGAAGGCCGCCGAGGACGCCGGCGCCGCCGCCGTGCTGCTGGTCAACGATTCGAAGACCGTCGCCGAAGAAGGCGACGTGCTGAGCGAACCCGGCGCCTTCGGCGGGCCGGCGTTCCAGCTGCCGTTCGGCCAGATCACCCGCCAGTTGGCGGACGAACTGCTGGCCGCGAACCCGATCGGGACGAAGTCCGGGCTGAAGTTCGACTCGATCGCGGCTCTGGAGAAGGGCATCGACGCCGCCCTCGCCCCGATCGGCGGGCCGATGTGGTACTCCGCGGACCTCAACTTCAAGTTCGAGCCGAAGCAGGCGAACGTCTACAACGTGGTCGGCGTCCTGGAGGGCGAGGGGCCGCACGCGGACGAGACCGTCGTGCTGGGCGCCCACTACGACCATCTGGGCTACGGCGGGGTCGGCAGTCGCACGCCGGGTTCCAACGCGGTGCACAACGGGGCGGACGACAACGGCAGCGGGACGAGCCTGCTGCTCGAACTGATCCGCCGCTACGGCGCCCGGGCCGCGGCCGGCGAGAAGCCCCCCCGCCGAATGGTCTTCATCGCTTTCAGCGGGGAAGAACGCGGGCTGCTGGGCAGCATTCACTACGTCACCAAGGAGCCGCTGTTCCCGCTGGATTCGACCCGGGCAATGGTGAACTTTGACATGGTCGGCAAGTACGGGGAAAACGCCTTCCAACTGCACGGCATGAGCAGTTCCCCGCAGTTCCCGCCGTTGGTGGACGTCGCCGCGGCGAAGACCGGCGTGGTCGTCGACCGCGTGGACGGCGTGCTGGCGGCCAGCGATCACTGGGACTTCATTAAGGTGAAGATCCCCGCGTTCCACTTCTTCACCGGCCTGCACCCGGACTACCACAAGCCGGAGGACGATGTGGAAAAGGTCAATTTGAAGGGAATCGCCGAGCTGGCCGATTTCGCCGAGGTCCTCACGGACGGCATTCTCGCCGGCTCGGAGCCGTTGGAGTTCACCGAGCCGCCGATGTCCCGGCTGGACGGCCGCAAGCAGGCGGAGGGCCGGCCCGTGTTGGGCGTGGTGCCGAAGGACCTGCCGGCGACCGGCGGCGGGGTGGAGGTCGACCAGCTCGCCCCGGACGGCCCCGCGGTGGAGGCCGGCTTTCGCGTCGGCGACGTGATCAAAGCGGTCGCCGGCGTGCCGGTCGCCGACGCGGTGGGCCTCTCCGCCGCCCTGTCTGACGCGAAGGTCGGACAGACGATCGAGGTGACCGTCGACCGCGACGGCCAGACCGAAACCCTCACCGTCACCCTCGGGGCGGCGGAGTGA
- the gntA gene encoding guanitoxin biosynthesis heme-dependent pre-guanitoxin N-hydroxylase GntA, whose amino-acid sequence MLADLRRSPDRSLSCPFSRGGVLPPDPPGFFCAPDGAGGVVVPREREDRRAEAERAHDWLLERVEPDRHPCLAARSAFNTDSYRFGLYPALASADATAGLAADLERFAQGVGEEDGTAAADASDFATFVAIFDAPLPTVADEAAEQTFERRLWAQLQALHDADAHGWDPATSPDPTDKDFSFSFAGRSFYIIGMHPDASRPARRFPRPALVFNLHAQFERLRENGSYNKMRDLIRERDTEQTGGMNPMLADFGKRSEAVQYSGRAVDGPWQCPFHPAHADGETAQ is encoded by the coding sequence ATGCTCGCCGACCTCCGCCGGTCTCCCGACCGCTCGCTGTCCTGCCCTTTTTCTCGGGGGGGCGTCCTACCGCCGGACCCGCCCGGGTTCTTCTGCGCCCCCGACGGCGCCGGCGGGGTCGTCGTACCGCGGGAGCGAGAGGATCGTCGAGCGGAGGCGGAGCGGGCGCACGACTGGTTGCTGGAGCGGGTCGAACCGGATCGGCACCCCTGCCTCGCCGCCCGCAGCGCCTTCAACACGGACAGCTACCGCTTCGGCCTCTATCCCGCGTTGGCGAGCGCCGACGCGACCGCGGGGCTCGCGGCGGACCTTGAACGCTTCGCCCAAGGCGTGGGCGAGGAGGACGGAACCGCGGCGGCGGACGCCTCCGACTTCGCCACCTTCGTTGCGATCTTCGACGCCCCGCTGCCCACCGTCGCCGACGAAGCGGCGGAGCAGACCTTCGAGCGGCGCCTGTGGGCCCAACTTCAGGCCCTGCACGACGCCGACGCCCACGGCTGGGACCCGGCGACCTCGCCCGATCCGACGGATAAGGACTTTTCCTTCAGCTTCGCCGGACGGAGTTTTTACATCATCGGCATGCACCCCGACGCCAGCCGGCCGGCCCGGCGCTTCCCCCGGCCGGCGCTGGTCTTCAACCTGCACGCCCAGTTCGAGCGGCTCCGCGAAAACGGCTCCTACAACAAGATGCGGGATCTGATCCGCGAACGCGACACGGAGCAGACCGGCGGGATGAATCCGATGCTCGCCGACTTCGGCAAACGCAGCGAGGCTGTCCAATACAGCGGCCGGGCCGTGGACGGCCCGTGGCAGTGTCCCTTTCATCCCGCACACGCTGACGGCGAGACCGCCCAATGA